One region of Trinickia violacea genomic DNA includes:
- a CDS encoding DUF4242 domain-containing protein: MSRFLIERNFAEQLELSADAANLVKRINEEEGVKWLFSFLSADKKKTYCLYEAPDAESIRLASQRANLPSDVIIEVTDLRPEMFN, from the coding sequence ATGTCACGTTTCCTGATTGAACGTAACTTCGCCGAGCAACTCGAGCTCTCCGCCGATGCAGCGAACTTGGTCAAGCGGATCAACGAGGAGGAGGGCGTCAAATGGCTTTTCTCTTTTCTCAGCGCGGACAAGAAAAAGACGTATTGTTTGTATGAAGCACCTGACGCGGAGAGCATCCGCCTTGCATCGCAGCGCGCCAACCTGCCATCCGATGTGATCATCGAGGTCACCGATTTGCGGCCAGAAATGTTCAACTGA
- the fliR gene encoding flagellar biosynthetic protein FliR — MFTVTYAQLNTWMTAFMWPFVRILALVATAPLVGHALVPVRVKIGLAAFITIIVAPTIGPLPAPTVFSAAGIWIIVNQFLIGAALGLTMQVVFGAVETTGGIIGMQMGLGFATFFEPGSSNASDVLSMFLRTIAMLAFLAFDGHLQMIAALVATFQSVPISANILGAPGWRTLVEWGGMLFSAGLLLALPVVAALLIANLALGILNRAAPQIGVFQIGFPVTMLVGLLLVQLMLPNMIPFFSRMFDLGVDAMGRVAGGLR, encoded by the coding sequence ATGTTCACCGTCACCTATGCGCAGCTGAACACGTGGATGACCGCGTTCATGTGGCCGTTTGTGCGCATCCTCGCGCTGGTGGCGACGGCGCCGTTGGTCGGCCACGCTTTGGTGCCGGTGCGCGTGAAAATCGGTCTCGCTGCGTTCATCACGATCATCGTCGCGCCGACGATCGGACCCTTGCCTGCGCCAACGGTGTTTTCGGCGGCGGGCATCTGGATCATCGTGAACCAGTTTCTGATCGGCGCGGCGCTTGGGCTTACGATGCAGGTCGTGTTCGGCGCGGTCGAGACGACGGGCGGCATCATCGGGATGCAGATGGGGCTCGGGTTCGCGACGTTCTTCGAGCCCGGTTCGAGCAACGCGAGCGACGTGCTCTCCATGTTCCTGAGGACGATCGCGATGCTGGCCTTCCTCGCCTTCGACGGGCACTTGCAGATGATCGCGGCGCTCGTCGCGACGTTTCAGTCGGTGCCGATCTCGGCCAACATACTCGGCGCGCCGGGCTGGCGCACGCTCGTCGAGTGGGGCGGGATGTTGTTCTCGGCGGGGTTGCTGCTTGCGTTGCCGGTGGTGGCGGCGCTCTTGATCGCCAACTTGGCGCTCGGGATTTTGAATCGCGCGGCGCCGCAGATCGGGGTCTTTCAGATCGGATTTCCGGTGACGATGCTCGTCGGCTTGCTGCTCGTGCAGTTGATGTTGCCGAATATGATTCCGTTTTTCTCGCGAATGTTCGATCTCGGTGTTGATGCGATGGGGCGAGTGGCGGGTGGGTTGCGGTAG
- the fliQ gene encoding flagellar biosynthesis protein FliQ: MTPESVMTLAHQAMMIALLLAAPLLLVALVVGLVVSLFQAATQINETTLSFIPKLLAVAVTLVIAGPWMMTMMLDYLRHILTSVPQIAG, from the coding sequence ATGACGCCAGAATCCGTAATGACGCTCGCCCATCAGGCGATGATGATCGCGCTCCTTCTTGCCGCGCCGCTCTTGCTGGTAGCGCTCGTTGTGGGTCTCGTCGTGAGCTTGTTCCAGGCGGCCACGCAGATCAACGAGACGACGCTGTCGTTCATCCCGAAGCTGCTGGCGGTCGCGGTGACGCTCGTGATCGCGGGGCCGTGGATGATGACGATGATGCTCGACTATCTGCGCCACATCCTCACGAGCGTGCCGCAGATCGCGGGCTGA
- the fliP gene encoding flagellar type III secretion system pore protein FliP (The bacterial flagellar biogenesis protein FliP forms a type III secretion system (T3SS)-type pore required for flagellar assembly.), whose amino-acid sequence MPSSRTLTRGAQAQARAPFAASLPQRILPLTKAALPVLLPALLATLPTLSFAQTAGLPAFNTSPGPNGGTTYSLSVQTMLLLTMLSFLPAMVLMMTSFTRIIIVLSLLRQAMGLSTTPPNQVLVGLAMFLTLFVMSPVLDKAYNDGYKPFSEGTLPMDTAWTRGVAPFKTFMLRQTRESDLALFAKISHAAPMQGPDDVPLSLLVPSYVTSELKTGFQIGFTIFIPFLIIDMVVASVLMSMGMMMVSPVTLSLPFKLMLFVLVDGWQLLIGSLAQSFT is encoded by the coding sequence ATGCCGTCAAGCCGTACCCTCACACGAGGCGCGCAGGCGCAAGCGCGCGCCCCTTTCGCCGCCTCCCTGCCGCAACGCATCCTGCCGCTGACGAAGGCCGCGCTGCCCGTGCTGCTTCCGGCGCTGCTCGCTACGCTGCCGACGCTTTCGTTCGCGCAGACCGCCGGCCTGCCCGCCTTCAACACGAGCCCGGGACCGAACGGCGGCACGACCTATTCGCTGAGCGTGCAGACGATGCTGCTGCTCACGATGCTGTCGTTCCTGCCGGCGATGGTGCTGATGATGACGAGCTTCACGCGCATCATCATCGTGCTGTCGCTGTTGCGCCAGGCGATGGGGCTCTCGACGACGCCGCCGAACCAGGTGCTCGTCGGCCTCGCGATGTTCCTGACGCTGTTCGTGATGTCGCCCGTGCTCGACAAGGCGTACAACGACGGCTACAAGCCGTTCTCCGAAGGCACGCTGCCGATGGATACGGCTTGGACGCGCGGCGTCGCGCCGTTCAAGACGTTCATGCTGCGCCAGACGCGCGAGTCCGATCTCGCGCTCTTCGCGAAGATCTCGCACGCAGCGCCGATGCAGGGGCCCGACGACGTGCCGCTGTCGCTGCTCGTGCCGTCGTACGTGACCAGCGAGCTCAAGACCGGTTTTCAGATCGGCTTCACGATCTTCATTCCGTTTCTGATCATCGACATGGTGGTCGCGAGCGTGCTGATGTCGATGGGGATGATGATGGTGTCGCCCGTGACGCTCTCGCTGCCGTTCAAGCTCATGCTGTTCGTGCTCGTCGACGGATGGCAATTGCTGATCGGCTCGCTTGCGCAGAGCTTTACGTGA
- the fliO gene encoding flagellar biosynthetic protein FliO, whose amino-acid sequence MRFALQRGQRLSLGQRLGGWASPAVLVAVTSLASRAALAADMNAVNNAAKIASNVGAGTAVPSLGVGAVLQTIVGLIVVIGLVFACAWLARRFGLQPSSRGGLVKVVAGTSLGGKERVAVVEIGDTWLVLGAAPGNVRLLHTMPAGSASAEGAAGASAGGMHGSRSGPYDASTALTGTFGQRFRSALKSEASKRFQRRESGDN is encoded by the coding sequence ATGAGATTCGCGCTTCAACGTGGCCAGCGGCTTTCGCTTGGCCAGCGTCTGGGCGGATGGGCTTCACCGGCGGTTCTGGTTGCGGTGACGTCGCTGGCCTCGCGCGCAGCGCTCGCCGCCGACATGAACGCCGTCAACAACGCAGCGAAAATCGCTTCCAACGTCGGCGCGGGCACGGCGGTGCCGTCGCTGGGCGTCGGCGCCGTGCTGCAAACGATCGTCGGTCTCATCGTCGTGATCGGCCTCGTGTTTGCCTGCGCGTGGCTCGCGCGCCGCTTCGGCTTGCAGCCGTCGAGCCGCGGCGGACTCGTCAAGGTCGTCGCGGGCACCTCGCTCGGCGGCAAGGAGCGCGTGGCCGTCGTCGAGATCGGCGACACGTGGCTCGTGCTCGGCGCCGCGCCCGGCAACGTGCGTCTGCTGCATACGATGCCGGCCGGCTCGGCGAGCGCCGAGGGCGCGGCGGGTGCGAGCGCCGGCGGCATGCACGGCTCGCGCTCCGGCCCGTACGACGCCAGCACCGCGCTCACAGGCACCTTCGGACAACGCTTTCGCAGCGCGTTGAAGAGCGAGGCGAGCAAACGTTTTCAGCGCCGCGAGAGCGGAGACAACTAA
- the fliN gene encoding flagellar motor switch protein FliN, translating to MTELNATPESGKSDVDAQMAAAMASEMVEAADAAATEDSGMDDWASALAEQNDNTTVNAAAAGVFQPLSKVEPASTRNDIDMILDIPVQMTVELGRTKIAIRNLLQLAQGSVVELDGMAGEPMDVLVNGCLIAQGEVVVVNDKFGIRLTDIITPSERIRKLNR from the coding sequence ATGACTGAGCTGAACGCGACGCCGGAGTCCGGCAAGTCGGATGTCGATGCGCAAATGGCAGCGGCCATGGCGAGCGAAATGGTCGAAGCGGCCGATGCGGCCGCAACAGAGGATTCAGGAATGGACGATTGGGCGAGCGCGCTTGCCGAGCAGAACGACAACACCACCGTGAACGCGGCTGCGGCCGGCGTGTTCCAGCCGCTGTCGAAGGTCGAGCCCGCGTCGACGCGCAACGACATCGACATGATCCTCGACATCCCGGTCCAGATGACCGTGGAGCTCGGCCGCACCAAGATCGCGATCCGCAACCTGCTGCAGCTCGCGCAAGGTTCGGTCGTCGAGCTCGACGGCATGGCCGGCGAACCGATGGACGTGCTCGTGAACGGCTGCCTCATCGCGCAGGGCGAAGTCGTCGTCGTCAACGACAAGTTCGGCATTCGCCTGACCGACATCATCACGCCGTCCGAGCGCATCCGGAAGCTCAATCGATGA
- the fliM gene encoding flagellar motor switch protein FliM, which produces MGHEEFMSQEEVDALLKGVTGETDSVADDSSRSGVRPYNIATQERIVRGRMPGLEIINDRFARLLRVGIFNFMRRTAEISVGPVKVQKYSEFTRNLPIPTNLNLVHVKPLRGTSLFVFDPNLVFFVVDNLFGGDGRFHTRVEGRDFTQTEQRIISKLLNLVFEHYQTSWKSVRPLQFEFVRSEMHTQFANVATPNEIVIVTQFSIEFGPTGGTLHICMPYSMIEPIRDVLSSPIQGEALEVDRRWVRVLSQQVQAAEVELTANLAEIPVTFEKILNMRVNDVLPIDIPEHITAKVDGVPVMECGYGIFNGQYALRVQKMISASESMKEGGYD; this is translated from the coding sequence ATGGGCCACGAAGAGTTCATGTCCCAGGAGGAGGTCGATGCCCTCCTGAAAGGCGTAACCGGCGAGACCGACTCGGTTGCCGACGACAGCAGCCGTTCGGGCGTGCGCCCGTACAACATTGCCACGCAAGAGCGGATCGTGCGCGGCCGGATGCCCGGCCTCGAGATCATCAACGACCGCTTCGCGCGCCTGTTGCGCGTCGGCATCTTCAACTTCATGCGGCGCACGGCGGAAATCTCCGTCGGCCCCGTGAAGGTCCAGAAGTACAGCGAGTTCACGCGCAACCTGCCGATCCCGACGAACCTGAACCTCGTGCACGTGAAGCCGCTGCGCGGCACGTCGCTGTTCGTGTTCGACCCGAACCTCGTGTTCTTCGTCGTCGACAACCTGTTCGGCGGCGACGGACGCTTTCACACGCGCGTCGAAGGCCGCGACTTCACGCAGACCGAGCAGCGCATCATCAGCAAGCTGCTCAACCTCGTGTTCGAGCACTACCAGACGTCGTGGAAGAGCGTGCGTCCGCTGCAGTTCGAATTCGTGCGCTCGGAGATGCACACGCAATTCGCGAACGTCGCGACGCCGAACGAAATCGTGATCGTCACGCAGTTCTCGATCGAGTTCGGACCGACGGGCGGCACGCTGCACATCTGCATGCCCTACTCGATGATCGAGCCGATCCGCGACGTGCTCTCCTCGCCGATCCAGGGCGAAGCGCTCGAAGTGGACCGCCGCTGGGTGCGCGTGCTGTCGCAGCAGGTGCAGGCCGCCGAAGTGGAGCTGACGGCGAACCTCGCGGAAATCCCCGTGACGTTCGAAAAGATTCTCAACATGAGAGTCAACGACGTGCTGCCGATCGACATCCCCGAGCACATCACCGCGAAGGTCGATGGCGTGCCGGTGATGGAATGCGGCTACGGCATTTTCAATGGTCAATACGCGCTGCGGGTCCAGAAGATGATCAGCGCCAGCGAATCGATGAAGGAAGGTGGATATGACTGA
- the fliL gene encoding flagellar basal body-associated protein FliL, translating to MATTTAAQQQQAAAPAPGKIKRIIVITIIAIIAALGAAAGMYFFLLKDGMPHASASTPVPPPAPIFFALEPMTVNLQSDDGNMHYLRVGLSLKLTDPKVQEQLTEHMPEIRSRILLALSNKKPDDLATLDGKHALASELKALVEKPTDAGGAPAHVQDVLFTEFVVQ from the coding sequence ATGGCAACGACGACCGCAGCACAGCAGCAACAGGCCGCCGCACCGGCACCGGGCAAGATCAAGCGCATCATCGTGATCACGATCATTGCGATCATCGCCGCACTAGGCGCCGCCGCCGGCATGTACTTCTTCCTGCTCAAAGACGGCATGCCGCACGCGTCGGCATCGACGCCCGTGCCCCCGCCCGCGCCGATCTTCTTCGCGCTCGAACCGATGACGGTGAACCTCCAGTCCGACGACGGCAACATGCACTACCTGCGCGTCGGCCTGTCGCTGAAGCTCACCGACCCGAAGGTCCAGGAGCAGCTCACGGAGCACATGCCGGAGATCCGCAGCCGCATCCTGCTCGCGCTGTCGAACAAGAAGCCCGACGACCTCGCGACGCTCGACGGCAAGCACGCGCTCGCCAGCGAGCTGAAGGCGCTCGTCGAGAAGCCGACCGATGCGGGCGGCGCGCCGGCGCACGTGCAAGACGTGCTGTTCACCGAATTCGTAGTCCAGTGA
- a CDS encoding flagellar hook-length control protein FliK, which produces MTSPLSFLSSLFGTTGTSTDASSASALQPSQPSTPFSQTLAQAQQQQSSTSASSNASSNASSNAAQSASPSTNSSTANAANGSNNANSNVANAPNNNASQAQSQQASASGTGTTATSSTSGTGSNGTTSKTSNANSNADANAANAANATSNAAAQAAAAAAAVQAQLQAQANATDPNAAATAADASTDSLSATTGVGGATSAGTTDSTKAKTLQQALDAALAQVTGQASANAPAPGTPGKSTDTAATSATNSLNAALTPKNLTTAATLAQGKFGASGTAAHASAQIAAETATSIVSSLAANSLSGSGAQDATTTLQATADQTSATQATQQAAQAAQAASLTPNASALTASAQAGASAAASSLSPQVGTSDWEDALSQKVVFLSSAHQQSAELTLNPPDLGPLQVVLQVADNHAHALFVSQHPQVLDAVQAALPKLREAMESNGIGLGSASVSNGFAGQAQQQAYQQGSGGMGRGSGGGSSDADALIGATQATGAVQRTVGLVDTFV; this is translated from the coding sequence ATGACGTCTCCGCTCTCCTTCCTCAGCTCGCTTTTCGGCACGACCGGCACGTCGACCGATGCATCGAGCGCATCCGCGCTGCAACCCTCGCAGCCGTCGACGCCGTTCTCGCAGACGCTCGCCCAGGCGCAGCAGCAACAGTCCTCGACTAGCGCCTCGTCGAACGCCTCGTCGAATGCCTCGTCGAATGCGGCGCAAAGCGCGAGCCCATCGACGAACAGCTCGACGGCCAATGCCGCGAACGGCTCGAACAACGCGAACTCGAACGTGGCGAACGCCCCGAACAACAACGCATCGCAGGCGCAATCGCAGCAAGCGTCGGCAAGCGGTACCGGCACGACCGCGACGAGCAGCACGAGCGGCACCGGATCGAACGGCACGACCAGCAAGACGAGCAACGCGAATTCGAACGCCGACGCGAACGCTGCAAACGCCGCGAACGCAACTAGCAACGCCGCAGCGCAGGCGGCTGCGGCCGCCGCGGCCGTGCAGGCGCAATTGCAAGCCCAAGCGAACGCAACCGACCCGAATGCAGCGGCAACGGCAGCGGACGCCTCGACCGACAGCCTGTCCGCAACGACCGGCGTAGGCGGCGCGACGTCCGCGGGCACCACCGATTCGACCAAGGCCAAGACGCTGCAGCAAGCGTTGGACGCCGCGCTTGCCCAGGTGACGGGCCAGGCATCAGCCAACGCGCCCGCGCCGGGAACGCCGGGCAAGTCGACCGATACGGCCGCGACGAGCGCGACGAACAGCTTGAACGCGGCGCTCACGCCGAAGAACCTGACAACCGCAGCGACCTTGGCGCAGGGCAAATTCGGCGCCTCCGGCACGGCGGCGCACGCAAGCGCGCAGATCGCGGCCGAAACGGCGACGTCGATCGTCAGCTCGCTGGCGGCGAACAGCTTGTCGGGCAGCGGCGCACAGGACGCGACGACGACGTTGCAAGCGACGGCGGACCAAACGAGCGCGACGCAGGCGACGCAACAGGCCGCTCAAGCGGCGCAGGCGGCGTCGCTGACGCCGAACGCATCGGCACTGACCGCGAGCGCGCAGGCGGGCGCCTCGGCGGCGGCATCGTCGCTGTCGCCGCAAGTCGGCACGTCCGATTGGGAAGACGCGTTGAGCCAGAAGGTGGTGTTCCTGTCGAGCGCGCATCAGCAGTCGGCGGAGCTGACGCTGAACCCGCCCGATCTGGGCCCGCTGCAAGTGGTGCTGCAAGTCGCCGACAACCACGCGCACGCGCTATTCGTCTCGCAGCACCCGCAGGTTCTCGACGCCGTGCAGGCGGCGCTGCCGAAGCTGCGCGAGGCGATGGAATCGAACGGCATCGGCTTGGGCAGCGCGAGCGTGAGCAACGGCTTCGCGGGCCAGGCGCAGCAGCAGGCGTATCAGCAGGGCTCCGGCGGCATGGGCCGGGGAAGCGGCGGCGGCTCGAGCGACGCGGACGCCCTGATCGGCGCGACGCAGGCGACGGGCGCCGTCCAGCGCACGGTCGGGCTGGTGGACACGTTCGTCTGA
- the fliJ gene encoding flagellar export protein FliJ, which yields MSKHFPIQTLIDLAQDDLDAATKHLGRVQRERTDVEAQLDSLMQYRDEYHARFTQTAQSGMPAGNWRNFQAFIDTLDAAIEQQRRLLASATARVEAAKPEWQQQKRKLGSYEILQARGEAAQALKAARIEQRESDEHAAKVLRMRADSVE from the coding sequence ATGTCCAAGCACTTTCCGATTCAAACGCTGATCGATCTCGCGCAGGACGATCTCGACGCCGCGACCAAGCACCTGGGCCGCGTGCAGCGCGAGCGCACGGACGTGGAAGCGCAGCTCGACTCGCTCATGCAATACCGCGACGAGTACCACGCGCGCTTCACGCAGACCGCGCAATCGGGCATGCCCGCCGGCAACTGGCGCAACTTCCAGGCGTTCATCGACACGCTCGACGCCGCGATCGAACAGCAGCGCCGCCTGCTCGCATCGGCCACCGCGCGCGTCGAGGCGGCGAAGCCCGAATGGCAGCAGCAAAAGCGCAAGCTCGGCTCATACGAAATCCTGCAGGCGCGCGGCGAAGCCGCGCAGGCGCTGAAAGCGGCGCGCATCGAGCAGCGCGAATCCGACGAGCACGCGGCGAAGGTGCTGCGCATGCGCGCGGACAGCGTCGAGTAA